The sequence GTAATTAGCTTCAACTGTCAGACAATAATTACTTTGCTAACGTATAGGAAGAGGTTGAGGGAAAATTACTACAAATGATCAATGGcttggggaaaaaaaacaatgttcagaaaaagtagctattttATAAACAACAAGATATATTACAACTAAGCATTGAAAAAGAGATTAGTCCAAGTTAATGTTTTATAAAGGAGATTAGTTCAAGCCCTGATAAAACAATTCTCCTgagataatatatttaaaagaacAAACAAAGCCCACTGAAAGAAAAATACTTGCTACAACCATCTTACAACTTAGCCCTACTGCTTTTCCCACGGAGAAAATTATTCCACTAATCATGTTAAGTAATGGAAATAAGGTGGGACCTGACCTGTCCATAAAGTCCCCAACCAAAAGTCAGCAGAGCACCAGTATCTGCACATCCATCACACGATAAGAAACATAAGGTTAGACAAAATAATACACAAATGAACTATGCGATATTCATCTATCACAATGGAACAAAGCAGAACACGGGAATACATGCTTTAATTACTCTAAGGTCTTAAGCGATCAGAATACAACCTGTGACTGCTGCACTATGGCGGCCTCCACAAGCAATTGCCTTCACACAGCTTCCTATAAGTTTGGCCTGCCCTTCTGAACTTCTATTACCTTTTGCACTTCCTGGAGTTCGATCCTTTCCATATGCAGCTGACTCAATGCAAGGAACAGGATGAGGAGAAGACACTGTTCGAATTCGAGAACCTAAACCGAGTTGGCCTTCTCCCCCATAGCCCCAACCCCATACATGGCCCATATCTGAAGCTTCAGAGAAATAAATTGCATCAACTTATGCATTTTCGCCTTattaaataaaacatataatagTACTGTACTATCTGGATATTGTGATTGAATTTCTGATCTTTTCACTAGAATATTTATGTCCCCAACTTTCTCATATGTTGTTATTCTATCCTTCACCTTCCAACCCCCAACACCCCCCCCGAAACAAGTTGGATTTTCTTCTTCAGTCAGGGTGGGGCAACAAGTTCACAGATTAAAGTGTTAAGGTTAAAAAGTCAGGGACAATGTCGCAACAACCGAATAGTAGAGGAATTGTACATAAATTTGACCTAATACGAACAATGAGAAAGCCCCCAACTGTGGATGCATATTATAATACAACAGAGCATCAAATGAAAGTTACCTGATAGAGCTAATGTATGGCGCCCACCAGCAGCCACTGTCACTATTCTCACTCCTGAGCTTAGCGTTACCAGGcaaggaggagaggagagagtttCTTCACTAGATGTTGAGCTCTCTGGTCCAACTTTAGCTGAAGATATCCTTCTCCTTTTTGTGCTCTCTTCACCGCCTCTATTTTCAAAAGCAGATACTGTTCCAGCACTTGTCCTAGAAACCTGTGACCTGGGACTCACTGCAATGGAGTTGCCTTTATTACATCTGTAAACAATTGATATAAAGAAGCTTACACCTTCTATTGACAATTGACACAAAATTGGATTAGTGTGTTCACCTTGGTCGCCAACATTATGTCTTTCATCCTTTTCTGACGAGGTCCCTGCTGAAGGATGGTCTGCAATAACCCGACCAGTAGGAACACACTCCTTCCAACCCCATGTGTACACTTCCCCATAAGCTAGTGTAAAAAAACGTATACATGATAAAGCTACTTAACAAACACTTAAATGTGAAGATACTATTGTGAAATTTTATACTAGTACAACATTATATGACGAGAGGGAACCTGTAACCGCAACACAGTGAGCCCATCCAGCAGCTGCCTTAACTATGGGAGCCTCAGTGGGGAGAGGAAAAGCTTCCGGAGTCTCCTGGACAATGAATCAGGAGGAGTCCTCATTTAATCGCTGATTCAATTCTACAAAGAGCTTGGAAAGATGAGTAAATCACAAGTACCTCATGCTTTCCTGAGGTCACATAACTTTGACCCATCTCATCTGCTGAACCCCATGTAAGAAGCTTCCCAGATTCTGATACAAGAAGGAATCAATGAAATCGTAGTTTATCTAAAATAATGTATCAATACGGAGAAATTATTTCATAATTTGTTTCCTGATTATGTTTCCCCCAATTCTGTGGTGtcattttttcctttctttgatTGAGATAAGGAGCTCTGTTCTGAACCAAAATTCTTTTTCCAAGTTAGCATATGCAATTGGATTTTATGCTACAGGGAGAAGTCCactcaaaagaaaaagggaagaaaaataGTAAGAAATGCTATATTCTACAGAATGAAAACTCAGGATAATGCCTTCCGCGAGGTCGAGCTTATTATGGTTTGtgacaaaaatataatatcgTTCGAAAAGCAAGAACTAACAACTTTTACAAGAAAAATAGGAAGATGTTGCCCAAACTAGT is a genomic window of Ananas comosus cultivar F153 linkage group 13, ASM154086v1, whole genome shotgun sequence containing:
- the LOC109719791 gene encoding ultraviolet-B receptor UVR8 isoform X2 — protein: MNGGGEGADEMEEDGKEEEEEEKRKGEKEKVVLMWGYLPGVSPQRSPLLYPVLVPMPDSAPGDSWKDVSGGGCGFAMAISESGKLLTWGSADEMGQSYVTSGKHEETPEAFPLPTEAPIVKAAAGWAHCVAVTAYGEVYTWGWKECVPTGRVIADHPSAGTSSEKDERHNVGDQVSPRSQVSRTSAGTVSAFENRGGEESTKRRRISSAKVGPESSTSSEETLSSPPCLVTLSSGVRIVTVAAGGRHTLALSASDMGHVWGWGYGGEGQLGLGSRIRTVSSPHPVPCIESAAYGKDRTPGSAKGNRSSEGQAKLIGSCVKAIACGGRHSAAVTDTGALLTFGWGLYGQCGQGSTDDELSPICVSSLLGVKIEGIAAGLWHTVCTSVDGDVYSFGGNQFGQLGTGSDQAETLPKLVDASCLENKNARAVSCGARHTAMLTDDGEVFCWGWNKYGQLGLGDAIDRNIPSQVPMETYHLLNISCGWWHTLVLAESPT
- the LOC109719791 gene encoding ultraviolet-B receptor UVR8 isoform X3, which translates into the protein MNGGGEGADEMEEDGKEEEEEEKRKGEKEKVVLMWGYLPGVSPQRSPLLYPVLVPMPDSAPGDSWKDVSGGGCGFAMAISESGKLLTWGSADEMGQSYVTSGKHEETPEAFPLPTEAPIVKAAAGWAHCVAVTAYGEVYTWGWKECVPTGRVIADHPSAGTSSEKDERHNVGDQVSPRSQVSRTSAGTVSAFENRGGEESTKRRRISSAKVGPESSTSSEETLSSPPCLVTLSSGVRIVTVAAGGRHTLALSDMGHVWGWGYGGEGQLGLGSRIRTVSSPHPVPCIESAAYGKDRTPGSAKGNRSSEGQAKLIGSCVKAIACGGRHSAAVTDTGALLTFGWGLYGQCGQGSTDDELSPICVSSLLGVKIEGIAAGLWHTVCTSVDGDVYSFGGNQFGQLGTGSDQAETLPKLVDASCLENKNARAVSCGARHTAMLTDDGEVFCWGWNKYGQLGLGDAIDRNIPSQVPMETYHLLNISCGWWHTLVLAESPT
- the LOC109719791 gene encoding ultraviolet-B receptor UVR8 isoform X1, translated to MNGGGEGADEMEEDGKEEEEEEKRKGEKEKVVLMWGYLPGVSPQRSPLLYPVLVPMPDSAPGDSWKDVSGGGCGFAMAISESGKLLTWGSADEMGQSYVTSGKHEETPEAFPLPTEAPIVKAAAGWAHCVAVTAYGEVYTWGWKECVPTGRVIADHPSAGTSSEKDERHNVGDQGEHTNPILCQLSIEGVSFFISIVYRCNKGNSIAVSPRSQVSRTSAGTVSAFENRGGEESTKRRRISSAKVGPESSTSSEETLSSPPCLVTLSSGVRIVTVAAGGRHTLALSDMGHVWGWGYGGEGQLGLGSRIRTVSSPHPVPCIESAAYGKDRTPGSAKGNRSSEGQAKLIGSCVKAIACGGRHSAAVTDTGALLTFGWGLYGQCGQGSTDDELSPICVSSLLGVKIEGIAAGLWHTVCTSVDGDVYSFGGNQFGQLGTGSDQAETLPKLVDASCLENKNARAVSCGARHTAMLTDDGEVFCWGWNKYGQLGLGDAIDRNIPSQVPMETYHLLNISCGWWHTLVLAESPT